The following proteins are co-located in the Solanum pennellii chromosome 1, SPENNV200 genome:
- the LOC107028440 gene encoding 14-3-3-like protein GF14 iota gives MSKEKERETHVYTAKLAEQAERYDEMVESMKKVAKLDAELTVEERNLLSVGYKNVIGARRASWRIMSSIEQKEESKGNENNVKLIKGYRQKVEEELSKICHDILEIIDKHLIPSSGTGEATVFYYKMKGDYFRYLAEFKTDQEKKDASELSLKGYEAATATANSDLPSTHPIRLGLALNYSVFYYEIMNSPERACHLAKQAFDEAIAELDTLSEESYKDSTLIMQLLRDNLTLWTSDLPEDGAEENSKADEPKSAEPPKKTEEAPQKTEDPPQN, from the exons ATGTCAAAGGAAAAGGAAAGAGAAACTCATGTTTACACAGCCAAGCTCGCGGAACAAGCTGAACGTTATGATG AAATGGTTGAGAGTATGAAGAAAGTTGCAAAACTGGATGCTGAACTGACAGTGGAGGAAAGGAACTTGCTTTCTGTTGGTTACAAGAATGTAATTGGAGCTCGAAGGGCTTCGTGGCGTATCATGTCTTCCATCGAGCAGAAAGAAGAGTCGAAAGGGAACGAGAACAATGTCAAGCTGATTAAGGGATACAGGCAGAAAGTAGAAGAGGAGCTCTCCAAGATTTGCCATGATATTCTTGAAATCATAGACAAACATCTCATTCCATCATCTGGCACCGGTGAAGCTACCGTCTTTTATTACAAAAT GAAAGGCGATTATTTTCGTTACCTTGCTGAGTTCAAGACTGATCAGGAAAAGAAAGATGCTTCTGAACTATCATTGAAAGGCTATGAG GCTGCTACTGCCACTGCAAACTCTGATCTCCCTTCAACACATCCGATCAGGCTCGGTCTTGCTTTGAACTACTCTGTGTTCTACTATGAGATCATGAATTCCCCCGAAAG GGCTTGTCACTTGGCTAAACAAGCTTTCGACGAGGCAATAGCAGAGTTGGACACTTTGAGTGAAGAATCATACAAAGACAGTACCTTAATCATGCAGCTGTTGAGAGACAATCTCACACTATGGACCTCTGATTTGCCCGAAGACGGAG CTGAAGAGAATTCGAAAGCTGATGAACCGAAATCAGCAGAACCTCCTAAAAAAACAGAAGAAGCACCTCAAAAAACAGAAGATCCACCTCAA AATTGA
- the LOC107021865 gene encoding probable methyltransferase PMT5, producing MRRSLFTKLSILFGRRPSVSWLVLCIVGVFGVIALLESSYSSTFDSVASSTNPDVYISYRKLTKLVRNDYLDLNSLSVGANWIKDIGFCGKERENYVPCYNVSANTVTGLKDGEEFDRHCELSRGQPHCLVRPPKDYKIPLTWPAGRDIIWSGNVRLTKDQFLSSGSMTKRLMLLEENQIAFHSDDGMMVDSVKDHSHLIAEMIGLGSDAEFLQAGVRTVLDIGCGFGSFGGHLLSLKLMALCVAEYESSGSQVQFALERGLPAVIGDFISKQLPFPSLSYDMVHCAQCGIIWDNKDGLFLIEIDRVLKPGGYFILTSPTTRQQQDSSASAKKGSMSTPLEEFTKKLCWSLLGQQEETFIWQKTVNSQCYSSQLSIPICKGEDMQLYYQPLAHCISGTSSNRWVPIHDRSGPLNSTNIEIHGVDPDDFSEDSGFWKSALRNYWSLLSPLIFSDHPKRPGEEDPLPPYNMVRNVMDMNAHYGGLNAAMLEASKSVWVMNVVPLGARNTLPLILDRGLAGILHNWCEPFPTYPRTYDMLHANGLLSHISSQDCSMLELLLEMDRILRPEGWIILSDTLGPIEKARMLATQIRWEARVIDLQNGSDQRLLVCQKPFTRK from the exons ATGAGAAGATCTTTGTTTACTAAACTATCAATACTGTTCGGGCGTAGACCGTCAGTAAGCTGGTTAGTCTTGTGCATAGTTGGTGTATTTGGGGTTATAGCATTATTAGAATCATCTTATTCAAGTACCTTTGACTCTGTGGCCTCCTCTACAAACCCTGATGTTTATATAAGTTATAGAAAGCTAACGAAGCTAGTGCGAAACGATTATTTAGATCTAAATAGCCTTTCTGTAGGAGCTAATTGGATAAAGGATATTGGTTTTTGTGggaaagaaagagagaattaTGTACCTTGTTATAATGTATCTGCAAATACGGTAACTGGTTTGAAAGATGGGGAGGAGTTTGATCGACATTGTGAGTTATCACGCGGACAACCACATTGTTTGGTTCGTCCTCCAAAGGACTATAAAATTCCTCTGACTTGGCCAGCAGGTAGGGATATCATATGGAGTGGAAATGTAAGGCTAACGAAAGATCAGTTCCTTTCTTCCGGAAGCATGACAAAAAG attAATGTTACTGGAAGAGAACCAGATTGCTTTCCACTCGGATGATGGAATGATGGTTGATAGTGTCAAAGATCACTCACACCTTATTGCTGAGATGATTGGGCTTGGAAGTGATGCAGAATTTCTTCAAGCCGGT GTGCGCACTGTACTAGATATTGGTTGCGGATTTGGTAGCTTTGGTGGTCATCTACTTTCGCTGAAGTTGATGGCTCTTTGTGTGGCCGAGTATGAGTCATCTGGTAGCCAAGTTCAGTTTGCACTTGAGAGAGGACTTCCAGCAGTCATAGGCGACTTTATTTCAAAACAACTTCCATTTCCATCGTTGTCTTATGATATGGTTCATTGTGCTCAGTGTGGAATCATTTGGGACAACAAAG atggattgtttttaattgaaattgacCGTGTGCTCAAGCCCGgaggttattttattttaacctCACCAACAACCCGGCAGCAGCAGGATAGTTCTGCTAGTGCGAAGAAGGGAAGCATGTCTACTCCTTTGGAAGAGTTCACTAAAAAGCTTTGTTGGTCTCTTTTGGGACAGCAGGAAGAGACTTTCATCTGGCAGAAGACAGTAAATTCTCAATGCTATAG CTCACAACTTAGTATACCGATTTGTAAAGGAGAGGACATGCAACTGTACTACCAACCGCTTGCACACTGTATTTCTGGGACAAGCAGTAACCGGTGGGTTCCGATTCACGACAGATCTGGTCCTCTGAACTCAACTAATATTGAAATTCATG GAGTCGATCCTGATGATTTCTCTGAGGATTCGGGATTCTGGAAATCAGCGTTGAGAAATTATTGGTCTTTGTTGTCGCCCTTGATTTTCTCTGACCATCCAAAGAGGCCGGGTGAAGAAGATCCATTGCCTCCATACAATATGGTGCGGAATGTCATGGACATGAATGCACATTATGGGGGCTTAAATGCTGCTATGTTGGAGGCAAGTAAATCAGTGTGGGTGATGAATGTTGTTCCTCTTGGGGCGCGTAATACGCTTCCTCTCATACTTGATCGAGGTTTAGCCGGTATTCTGCATAACTG GTGTGAACCGTTTCCTACGTATCCACGAACATATGATATGCTCCATGCTAATGGGCTCCTTTCACACATTTCTTCACAAGATTGCAGTATGCTTGAATTGCTACTTGAGATGGATCGTATTTTGCGACCCGAG GGTTGGATTATTCTTTCGGATACATTGGGACCCATAGAGAAAGCACGCATGTTAGCCACACAAATCCGCTGGGAAGCTAGGGTGATTGACCTACAGAATGGAAGCGACCAACGTCTTCTTGTATGCCAAAAACCATTCACGAGAAAGTGA